Proteins encoded in a region of the Catenulispora sp. EB89 genome:
- a CDS encoding MarR family winged helix-turn-helix transcriptional regulator — MSQSRPDPGTEARRGDRHDDDGPLDPVELKTLIALMDSVNLLHFRLEQQLRATADISFVQFQLLVRLRDAGGTQRMTQLADGVVYSRSGMTYQASLLEKLGLITRCPDPADARATAVALTDAGHAVLLDVLPGHVQLARRLLFDALTGDDLPQLAEIMTRVGDHQRAQPPRSADSLRRRGDNAEA, encoded by the coding sequence ATGAGCCAGAGCCGCCCGGACCCCGGAACCGAGGCCCGGCGCGGCGACCGGCACGACGACGACGGGCCGCTGGATCCGGTCGAGCTGAAGACCCTGATCGCGCTCATGGACTCCGTCAACCTGCTGCACTTCCGCCTCGAACAGCAGCTGCGCGCCACGGCCGACATCAGCTTCGTGCAGTTCCAACTCCTGGTCCGGCTGCGCGACGCGGGTGGGACGCAGAGGATGACCCAGCTGGCCGACGGCGTCGTCTACAGCCGCAGCGGAATGACGTACCAGGCCTCGCTGCTGGAGAAGCTCGGCCTGATCACCCGCTGCCCCGACCCCGCCGACGCCCGCGCCACCGCCGTCGCGCTGACCGACGCCGGCCACGCGGTGCTGCTCGACGTCCTGCCGGGGCACGTGCAGCTGGCCCGCCGCCTCCTGTTCGACGCACTGACCGGCGACGATCTGCCCCAGCTGGCCGAGATCATGACGCGGGTCGGCGACCACCAGCGCGCCCAGCCGCCCCGCTCAGCCGATTCGCTCCGGCGCCGCGGCGACAACGCCGAAGCCTGA
- a CDS encoding alpha/beta hydrolase family protein: MPFHVQSTAAALRDGFPVFAHHESVSALWSQKWRQPCAAGIYPFGDGRLQDFEPIFAELRAVSGDDPGILYRPDDYAAPFLPVGDRLTLAAQEAAKQGSNEQARELFLRAAAVYRIARVPVVRSPLGRQAWEKGKAAYERGTELLDPPNIPVAIPFRHADIAAGDRAGDIPAYLRVPGGPRPAAGWPVLLYICGLDGYRTDQTAAIQAHVDRGLATLTFEIPGTGDCPAAPNDPTSDGRLISSILDWIVASAPEFGFDPGTILARGVSTGGYHAVRIAHTHADRLFAVVAHGGGYHHMFDAEWISAQNQMEFPFALADALAHKFGYRDPDPAKAVAAYAAEAHRFSLADADVLASPACPLLVINGVEDSIFPIEDSILAGTRGDGTDLIVLGGRAHMGEPAAEPAIHAWIEKALAARA; the protein is encoded by the coding sequence ATGCCGTTCCACGTCCAGTCCACCGCCGCGGCTCTGCGCGACGGCTTCCCCGTGTTCGCGCACCACGAGTCGGTGTCGGCGCTGTGGTCACAGAAGTGGCGTCAGCCGTGCGCCGCCGGGATCTACCCGTTCGGCGACGGACGGCTGCAGGACTTCGAACCGATCTTCGCCGAGCTGCGCGCGGTCTCCGGCGACGACCCGGGCATCCTGTACCGGCCGGACGACTACGCCGCGCCGTTCCTCCCGGTCGGCGACCGTCTCACCCTCGCCGCGCAGGAAGCTGCGAAGCAGGGCTCGAACGAGCAGGCGCGGGAACTGTTCCTGCGAGCGGCAGCCGTCTACCGGATAGCGCGGGTCCCCGTCGTCCGCTCACCGCTTGGCCGGCAGGCGTGGGAGAAGGGCAAAGCCGCCTACGAGCGGGGCACCGAACTGCTGGACCCGCCGAACATCCCCGTCGCGATCCCGTTCCGGCACGCCGACATCGCCGCCGGCGACCGCGCCGGCGACATCCCGGCCTACCTGCGTGTGCCCGGCGGGCCGCGGCCGGCCGCCGGGTGGCCCGTCCTGCTGTACATCTGCGGCCTCGACGGCTACCGGACCGACCAGACCGCGGCCATCCAGGCGCACGTCGACCGCGGCCTTGCCACGCTCACCTTCGAGATCCCCGGCACGGGCGACTGCCCGGCGGCGCCGAACGACCCGACGTCGGACGGCCGGCTGATCAGCAGCATCCTCGACTGGATCGTCGCCAGCGCCCCCGAGTTCGGGTTCGACCCCGGCACGATCCTCGCCCGGGGCGTCAGCACCGGCGGGTACCATGCGGTGCGCATCGCGCACACCCACGCCGACCGGCTGTTCGCGGTAGTGGCGCACGGCGGCGGATACCACCACATGTTCGACGCCGAGTGGATCAGCGCACAGAACCAGATGGAGTTCCCGTTCGCTCTGGCCGACGCGCTCGCGCACAAGTTCGGCTACCGGGATCCGGACCCTGCGAAGGCCGTCGCCGCCTACGCCGCCGAAGCCCACCGGTTCAGCCTCGCCGACGCCGACGTGCTGGCCTCGCCGGCGTGCCCACTGCTGGTGATCAACGGAGTGGAGGACTCGATCTTCCCGATCGAGGACAGCATCCTGGCGGGAACCCGGGGCGACGGCACGGACCTGATCGTGCTGGGCGGCCGCGCGCACATGGGCGAACCCGCCGCCGAGCCGGCCATCCACGCCTGGATCGAGAAGGCGCTGGCGGCACGGGCCTGA
- a CDS encoding SRPBCC family protein, with protein sequence MSTVEASVEVAVPIDTAYNQWTQFESFPHFMNGVEQVRQLDDLHNHWVVKVGGVTRGFETEITEQRPDERISWKTVAGEVQQAGNVSFERMDDTHTRVTIQLGWEPTGLAEKAGSAVGLDTHQVKADAQRFKDFIEDRNTETGAWRGEVGPQTQHSSTGRDPM encoded by the coding sequence GTGAGCACCGTTGAAGCGTCTGTGGAAGTCGCCGTCCCGATCGACACCGCCTACAACCAGTGGACCCAGTTCGAGTCCTTCCCGCATTTCATGAACGGGGTGGAACAGGTCCGCCAGTTGGACGACCTGCACAATCATTGGGTGGTCAAGGTCGGCGGTGTCACGCGCGGGTTCGAGACCGAGATCACCGAGCAGCGGCCCGACGAGCGCATCAGCTGGAAGACCGTGGCCGGCGAGGTCCAGCAGGCCGGCAACGTCAGCTTCGAGCGCATGGACGACACCCATACCCGCGTCACCATCCAGTTGGGGTGGGAGCCGACGGGACTGGCCGAGAAGGCCGGCAGCGCCGTCGGACTGGACACGCACCAGGTGAAGGCCGACGCCCAAAGGTTCAAGGACTTCATCGAGGACCGCAACACCGAAACCGGTGCCTGGCGCGGCGAGGTCGGCCCGCAGACACAGCACAGCTCGACCGGACGCGACCCCATGTGA
- a CDS encoding LLM class F420-dependent oxidoreductase, translated as MIKIGYTMMTEQAGPRQLVEDLVGAERAGFDFSVASDHYFPWLDEQGHAPYVWSVLGAAAQATSRIPLMTYVTCPTFRYHPVVVAQKAATVQLLSQGRFRLGLGSGEYLNEHVVGRGWPAASVRQEMLTEAVQIIRRLFDGGYVTHHGEHFQVEAAKLWDRPDTPPPIGLAVSGRNSCELAGRLADVMIAVEPKSDLVSMFEAEGGRGKPKVGQLPVCYDTDRDRAVARAHEQFRWFGGGWKVNAELPGTAGFDAASQFVRPEDVAESIPCGDAVEDFVEAVRPYADAGFTEVALVQVGGDAQQPFLAWAEKTLIPALREL; from the coding sequence ATGATCAAGATCGGCTACACGATGATGACCGAACAAGCCGGTCCTCGACAGCTGGTCGAGGACCTCGTCGGCGCCGAAAGGGCGGGCTTCGACTTCTCCGTCGCGTCCGACCACTATTTCCCCTGGCTGGACGAGCAGGGGCACGCGCCTTACGTGTGGAGTGTGCTGGGCGCCGCGGCGCAGGCCACCTCGCGGATCCCGCTGATGACGTATGTGACGTGTCCGACCTTCCGGTACCACCCGGTGGTGGTGGCGCAGAAGGCGGCGACGGTGCAGTTGTTGTCGCAGGGGCGTTTCCGCCTGGGACTCGGTTCGGGGGAATACCTGAACGAGCACGTGGTGGGGCGCGGCTGGCCGGCGGCGAGCGTACGCCAGGAGATGCTGACCGAGGCGGTCCAGATCATCCGGCGGTTGTTCGACGGCGGCTACGTGACGCACCACGGCGAGCATTTCCAGGTCGAGGCCGCGAAACTGTGGGACCGTCCTGACACCCCGCCGCCGATCGGCCTGGCCGTGTCCGGGCGCAACTCCTGCGAGCTGGCCGGCCGGCTGGCGGATGTGATGATCGCGGTGGAGCCGAAGTCCGACCTGGTGTCGATGTTCGAGGCCGAGGGCGGCCGGGGCAAGCCGAAGGTCGGCCAGCTCCCCGTGTGCTACGACACCGACCGGGACCGGGCCGTGGCCCGTGCGCACGAGCAGTTCCGCTGGTTCGGCGGCGGCTGGAAGGTGAACGCCGAGCTGCCCGGGACCGCGGGGTTCGACGCGGCCAGCCAGTTCGTCCGCCCCGAGGACGTCGCCGAGTCGATCCCGTGCGGGGACGCGGTGGAGGACTTCGTCGAGGCGGTGCGGCCGTACGCCGACGCCGGTTTCACGGAGGTGGCGCTGGTGCAGGTCGGAGGCGACGCCCAGCAGCCCTTCCTGGCCTGGGCCGAGAAGACACTGATCCCGGCATTGCGCGAGCTGTGA
- a CDS encoding HAD family hydrolase produces the protein MTSASKTATAALLDLDGTLVDTNYQHAIAWYRAFHDHGIVLPIWHLHRHIGMGGDQFVAAVAGEDAERDVGDEVREDHSRHFHELIGEVELMPDARRLVRVLHDRGTPVVLASSAGKEDLEHFRSMLDVDDLLAGATSSADVEAAKPEPDIICAALEKVPDAGRSVMIGDSTWDCEAARRAGIASVALLTGGFSKQELREAGAAAVFASISELLDGLDRTPLA, from the coding sequence GTGACATCTGCTTCGAAGACGGCCACGGCCGCACTCCTCGACCTCGACGGAACCCTCGTCGACACCAACTACCAGCACGCGATCGCCTGGTACCGGGCGTTCCACGACCACGGGATCGTGCTGCCGATCTGGCACCTGCACCGGCACATCGGAATGGGCGGTGACCAGTTCGTCGCGGCCGTGGCGGGAGAGGACGCCGAGCGTGACGTGGGCGATGAGGTACGCGAGGACCACAGCCGCCACTTCCACGAGCTCATCGGCGAGGTCGAGCTGATGCCCGACGCGCGGCGTCTCGTGCGGGTGCTGCACGACCGGGGTACCCCGGTCGTGCTGGCCAGCTCGGCCGGCAAGGAAGACCTGGAGCACTTCCGCTCGATGCTGGATGTGGACGACCTGCTGGCCGGGGCGACGTCGAGTGCCGACGTCGAGGCCGCCAAGCCGGAGCCGGACATCATCTGCGCGGCGCTGGAGAAGGTTCCGGATGCCGGGAGGTCGGTGATGATCGGCGACTCGACCTGGGACTGCGAGGCCGCCCGCCGGGCAGGTATCGCCTCGGTCGCGCTGCTGACCGGCGGTTTCTCGAAGCAGGAGCTGCGTGAGGCCGGGGCCGCCGCGGTGTTCGCCTCGATCAGTGAGCTGCTCGACGGGCTCGACCGGACGCCGTTGGCCTAG
- a CDS encoding class I SAM-dependent methyltransferase, which translates to MLQDRHDTPLEVEPYSVTAEFYDILQAESDRRLAERRFAAAARSARVGVVDVGAGTGIGTEVLLARSAAPVHAVEPSAPMRVALLTRLAGLGADVRARVTVHSVPFQEAGLVQAADLVVCSNIAGVVPPPVRRALWRAAAAALVPGGLLLLEPPPPTVPDGPTIEDLPPVRVGPDIYSAQVCMRPERGLTSVTYSYRVKRDDKVVRRASEEFTMWPASAMVVQAELREAGFCVSATTDDLVHAMLDATPLSQ; encoded by the coding sequence ATGCTTCAAGATCGGCACGACACGCCCCTCGAGGTCGAACCGTACTCGGTGACCGCGGAGTTCTACGACATCCTGCAGGCCGAGTCCGATCGCCGCTTGGCCGAACGCCGGTTCGCCGCGGCGGCGCGCAGCGCGCGGGTCGGCGTCGTGGACGTCGGCGCCGGCACCGGGATCGGCACCGAGGTGCTCCTCGCACGGTCGGCGGCCCCGGTCCACGCCGTCGAGCCGTCGGCACCCATGCGGGTGGCGCTTCTGACGCGCCTGGCCGGCCTTGGCGCCGACGTCCGCGCCCGCGTGACCGTGCATTCGGTCCCGTTCCAGGAAGCCGGCCTGGTCCAGGCGGCGGATCTCGTGGTGTGTTCGAACATCGCGGGCGTCGTCCCGCCCCCGGTACGACGAGCGCTGTGGCGCGCCGCGGCGGCGGCGTTGGTCCCGGGAGGACTCCTCCTGCTCGAACCGCCTCCGCCGACGGTTCCGGATGGCCCGACCATCGAGGACTTGCCACCAGTACGAGTCGGGCCTGACATCTACAGCGCACAAGTCTGTATGCGTCCGGAGCGTGGATTGACGTCAGTCACTTACTCCTATCGAGTGAAGCGCGACGACAAGGTCGTCCGCAGGGCATCCGAGGAGTTCACGATGTGGCCGGCGTCGGCCATGGTGGTCCAAGCCGAACTGCGTGAGGCCGGATTCTGTGTGAGCGCGACGACGGACGACCTCGTCCACGCAATGCTCGATGCGACACCGCTCAGCCAATGA
- a CDS encoding VOC family protein, which yields MVSTQRYPRWCQVVLDTPDVRGLAEFYRELLGFTYRPGDEPPAPGEPDPRGQDWLVLNDPRGAAAIAFQQVDELPATTWPEEGVAQQYHLDLDVPALEDLEAQHERVLALGATLRYDRSDDQEEPLRVYADPSGHLFCIFVSGDAAESAETGTTA from the coding sequence ATGGTCAGTACCCAGCGATACCCGCGGTGGTGCCAAGTCGTGCTCGACACCCCCGACGTGCGCGGCCTCGCAGAGTTCTACCGAGAGCTCCTGGGCTTCACCTACCGCCCCGGCGACGAGCCGCCGGCACCCGGCGAGCCCGATCCGCGCGGACAGGACTGGCTCGTCCTGAACGATCCGCGCGGTGCGGCGGCCATCGCGTTTCAGCAGGTCGACGAGCTGCCGGCGACGACGTGGCCGGAGGAGGGCGTGGCGCAGCAGTACCACCTGGACCTGGACGTCCCGGCGTTGGAAGACCTCGAAGCACAGCACGAACGCGTACTGGCACTCGGGGCCACCCTGCGCTACGACAGGTCGGACGACCAGGAGGAGCCGCTCCGGGTCTACGCGGACCCTAGCGGCCACTTGTTCTGCATTTTCGTCAGCGGCGACGCCGCAGAATCCGCGGAGACAGGAACCACAGCGTGA
- a CDS encoding DUF72 domain-containing protein, with the protein MRILTGTAGWADASLIRSGWYPPGTRTAAGRLRYYGSQFHLVEADAPYYALPSAATVTGWIDAVADGFTMDVKAYSLLTGHRTRVATLPADLRTRIRGPWLTASSAPAELVAELWRRFHQTFRPLREAGVLGLVLLQFPPNCRADPAGLASVRAALRQCGSLPAAVEFRHASWLEPEQREQTWKLLRDHGAAYVCSDMSQSHPAAVPPLLAVTANRAVIRLHGHSAAWSRGGKEERYRYEYSASELAAWAERSRRLGEAAEEVHVVVNTCCAGTAQRAAAVLRDQLDASEAGSGGLPKTEVGEGG; encoded by the coding sequence ATGCGCATCCTGACAGGCACCGCCGGATGGGCCGACGCGAGTCTGATACGAAGCGGCTGGTACCCACCGGGGACGAGGACCGCGGCGGGCCGGCTGCGCTATTACGGCAGCCAGTTCCACCTCGTCGAGGCCGACGCGCCGTACTACGCACTGCCGAGCGCGGCGACGGTGACCGGATGGATCGACGCGGTGGCGGACGGTTTCACCATGGACGTCAAGGCCTACTCGCTGCTCACCGGCCACCGTACCCGCGTCGCGACCCTGCCCGCCGATCTCAGGACCCGCATACGGGGTCCATGGCTGACCGCGTCGTCGGCCCCGGCCGAGCTCGTCGCGGAACTCTGGCGTCGATTCCACCAGACGTTCAGGCCATTGCGAGAAGCCGGAGTCCTCGGACTGGTGCTCCTGCAGTTCCCCCCGAACTGTCGAGCGGACCCCGCCGGCTTGGCGTCGGTCCGGGCCGCGCTGCGGCAGTGCGGATCCCTGCCGGCGGCTGTGGAGTTCCGGCACGCCTCCTGGCTGGAACCGGAGCAGCGCGAACAGACATGGAAGCTGCTGCGCGACCACGGCGCCGCGTATGTGTGTTCTGACATGTCCCAGTCGCATCCCGCCGCGGTACCTCCGCTGCTCGCCGTCACCGCGAACCGAGCCGTCATCCGGCTGCACGGCCACAGCGCCGCCTGGTCGCGAGGCGGCAAGGAGGAGCGCTACCGCTACGAATACTCGGCCTCCGAACTGGCCGCCTGGGCCGAGCGCAGCCGCCGACTCGGTGAGGCCGCCGAGGAGGTGCATGTCGTGGTGAACACGTGCTGCGCGGGAACCGCGCAGCGGGCCGCGGCGGTGCTGCGCGATCAGCTTGATGCGTCGGAGGCTGGGTCGGGAGGGCTCCCGAAGACGGAGGTGGGAGAGGGAGGCTGA